From the genome of Armatimonadota bacterium:
CTTTCGACCGGCTCGCGAGAGAACGCAGCCGGTTTCGAACTGATCGAGGCGGACGTGCGAGACTCGAGCGTCCGGATGCTTTGCGAAGAGGCCGATGCAGTCGTGCACTTAGCCGCCTATACCTCTGCCCCAGGCTCGGTAGAACGACCTGCGGAGACCTATGAGACCAATCTTCGCGGCCTGTTCAATGTGATGGGCGCTCGACGATTAGTGTTCGCCTCTAGCGCGGCGGTCTATGGCAATTTGCCCGGTCTGCCCAAGGGCGAGGAGAGCCCGACCGATCCGACAACCCCCTATGCCGAGACCAAACTGATCGGAGAGCATCTGCTTCGCGATAGGGAGAACGCAGTCGCGCTTCGGTTCTTCAACGTCTATGGCGAGCGGCAACGGCCCGATTCGGACTATGCGGCCGTTATCCCTAAATGGATCGAGGCGGTTGCGACAGGTCGCCAGCCGATCGTCTACGGCGATGGACGGCAGACTCGCGACTTTATCTATGTCGGAGACGTTGCAAGAGCCGTCTGGCTGGCGCTCCAATCAGACGGTCTGGCAGGCGAGACTCTCAACATCGCTTCTGGGCGATCGATCAGCCTGCTGGAATTGCTAGAGAATATCGCCAAGCGCGCTGGCACTGCTCCAACGCCCCGGTTCGAGCCGGAGCGCCCGGGCGACGTGCGGTTCTCCTCTGCCGATGTCTCCAAGGCCGAGCGTTTGATCGGCTTTCGCGCGCAGACGGGTATAACGGAAGGCATTAGTCGCACAATCGATCACTTTAGGGGAGGGCTGCAATGAAGGTTGGGACAATCGGTTGGGTGGATTTGACGGTACCGAAGGCAGACGAACTGATCGACTTCTATCGTCAAGTGGTCGGATGGGAAGCGCAGGCCCATGCGATGGGCGACTACTCCGACTACGGTATGATCGCGCCGGAAGGGAAGGAGGCCGTTTCGGGCATTTGCCATGCGAAAGGTCCCAATGCTGCTCTACCTCCGTACTGGCTCATCTACATCATTGTTGCAGACGTGCACGATGTGGCCAAAAAGTGCGAAGCCGCGGGCGGGAAGATCATTCAAGGCCCGAGAAACAACGGCTCCTCTTGGATGTGCGTTATGCAAGACCCGGCAGGCGCCTACTTCGCTGTCTATCAAGAAGGCTAACTCGCCAGCGCGCCGGCGCAGCGACTGCAAACTTCGTCGAACGGCCCGTGCGCGCCGACATCCGGCAGAACGCGCCAGCATCGGGCGCACTTTGAGCCGTCGGCTAATTTGACGGCGACTTTTACACCCTCTGCAGGCGCGATAGAATCCTCCGTAATGCCAAGCATTACGGCCAAAGGCCCCTGGTCTCGAACTTCGTTCAGCGATACGAGCAAGACTTGCGACACGCCGAACAGCGCTGGCAGCGTGTCGCCTAGCGAATCCAAGATGCCGAATCGCTCGCTATCCACGGCCAGTGCCACGGCTGCCGACTGAGGATTGGGGATGGTCTTGTCGTTCTTGGCCTGCTCGACCTTCTGATTGACCAGGTCTCGAACCTCGCGAATCGCTTCCCATCGTGCCAAGAGCGCTTCATCCTGCCATTGCGCGTCTACCGTTGGGAAGTCGGACAAGTGCACCGAAACGGCTTTGTCTGGCAGCGGCAACCGTTGCCAGACCTCCTCGGCCGTATGCACCAATACCGGCGCAACAATTCGGCTCAAGGTGGACGCAAGAGCCATGAGTGCCGTCTGCGCCGACCTCCGTTGCAGGCTCTGAGCGCGTTCGGCATAGAGTCGGTCTTTGATGGCGTCCAGATAGAAGGCGCTCAGATCGACGTTGCAAAAGTTGCGAAGATCGTGATAGAACGGATGGTATTCGTATTCATTGTATTGATGCCGGGCCTGGGCCACAAATCGTTGCAGAGCGGCCATCGCCCACCGATCGATCTCCAGCATCTCGCTTTTGTCGACCGGCTGTTCGAAATCGGACAGGTTTGCTAGCATGAACCGAAGGGTGTTCCGTATCTGGCGATAGGCCTCGGCCACGCGGCTCAAAATCTCGTCTCCCAACCGCACGACGTCCGAGTACTCGGTCGAGGTAGCCCAAAGCCGCAGCACATCGGCGCCCATTTTCTCGCACACCTCGAGCGGATCGGCGACGTTGCCCTTGCTCTTGCTCATCTTCTTGCCATCGGAGTCGGTAACCCAGCCGTTGGTAACGACCGTGCCATAGGGCGGCGCCCCCTTCGTCGCCATGCTGACGATGAGGCTCGAGTTGAACCAACCGCGATGCTGGTCGGAACCCTCGATGTAAAGATCGGCGGGCCAGTGCAGGTCTGGATGGCGCTCGAGCACGGCCCGGTTGGAGCATCCCGAATCAAACCATACATCCAGCACGTCCGTCTCCTTTCGAAACGAGGCAGACCCGCACTCGCACTTCGCGCCGCCGGGCAATATCTCGCTCGCTTCGCGCTCGTACCAAGCGTCCGAACCTTCCGATTCGACCAGTTGGGCGATCGCCTCGACGCTGTCGGGCGTAACGTATGGCTCTTCGCATTCGGTGCAAAAGAAGGCCGGAATGCCGACGCCCCAGGATCGCTGGCGGCTCAAACACCAGTCGGGACGGGAGGCGACCATCGTACAGATGCGATTGATCGTCTCTTTTGGCACCCATCTCACTCGGTCGATCGCTTCTAGGCATCGCCGCCGCAGTCCGTCGTGATCGATCGCCATGAACCATTGAACGGTCGCGCGGAAGAGCAGGGGGGACTGGCAGCGCCAGCAGTGCGGGTAGTTGTGCGCATAGGTCGTATGGGCTAGAAGGGCGCCAGCCTGGCGCAAACGCTCGATGACGCGCTGATTGCCTTCGGGCGCAATGGGCAGTCCGGCAAACTCGCCCGCTTCTTCTGTAAAGCGGCCATTGCCATCGACCGGACACAAGATCGGCAATCCGTACTTTCGACCCGTGTAAAAGTCCTCGGCGCCATGCCCAGGCGCGGTGTGGACCACGCCCGTGCCCTCGTCGGCCAAGACATAGTCGGCCAGCACGACGGGAGAAGCGCGATCGAACAGGGGATGGCTAAACTCGACGCCCTCTAACTCATTGCCCTTGAACTGCGCGACTCGGGCCGCATCGCCCGCGCCGACCGCGTCCATGGCATCTTCGACCAAGCTGTCTACCAAAAGATAGCGCGCATCGCCTGCTCGCACAACGACATAATCCAGATTGGGATGCAGGGCCACCGCCAAGTTGGCCGGAATCGTCCAGGGCGTGGTCGTCCAGATCAGCGCATAGAGGTTCTCAAATCCCAACTTGCCTGTTGGGTCCGTGCGCAGTGGAAACCGAACGAAGATCGAATCGCTCTCTTTCTCGGCGTACTCGATCTCGGCCTCGGCCAGCGCGGTGGCACAGACCGGGCACCACATGACGGGCCTCAAATCGCGATAGATGTAGCCTTTTTGGTACAGTTCGCCAAAGACGCGCACCTCGGTCGCCTCATACCCGTATTCCATTGTGTAGTAGGACCGATCCCAATCGCCGATGACGCCAAGGCGCTGAAGCTGGCTCTTCTGGATCGCCATCTGCTCGTGGGCATAGGCTCGACAGGCGCGTCGAAGCTCCACGCGATCCGGCTTCTTGCCTTCTTCTAAGAATCGGGATGCCACGGCGTTCTCGATCGGCATTCCGTGATTGTCCCAGCCGTGCACATAGGGCGTGCGAAAGCCGGAAAGCGACTTGTGGCGAGCGATGACGTCCTTTAGCGTCTTGTTCAACGCATGCCCCATGTGAATGCTGGCATTGGAGTAAGGAGGGCCGTCATGGAGGATGAACGTCGGCGCCTCTCGGTCTACAAGGCGGCGATAAAGGCCGATCTCGTCCCAAAACTTCTGCCATTCAGGCTCCTGCTGGGGCAGGTTGGCCTTCATGGGTATGGAAAACTCTGCGTTCGGCAGGTTTAAGGTGTCTCGATAGTTCATAGCGCAGAGGGAGATTGTACCTAATCCCTCTGCGCCAAGTTTGGGGTTAGCAGCCGCGGCCGAAATTGGTCAGCAACACCGCCAGATCGGTGTCGTCCACCACGCCGTCGTCGTTCAGGTCTTCGGGCAGGTCGCCGGTGAACCCAAACATCGACAAGAGGCGAGCCAGATCGACATCGTCCACGCATCCGTTTTGATCGATGTCGCCCGGCAAGAACGGCGCAAACGTGGTTGCCAATCCGCCCAGCGACGCAGTCGGGATATTGCCCGTCAGCGTCCAACTGTCCGTATTCGCGTTGTAGGCGAACCGATTGATGCCTTGGCCAAAGTGGCTGCCGACGAACATTTCCATGCCGTCCGGGCTGAATGCAACGTCGATGGCGCCGGGCGACGCTGGACCGCCCGTACCCAATATCTGGAATCTGAGCACGGGTTGGAACGAGCCGCCGCCGGGCGGCGACAAGGTGGCGATTAACTGGAATGCCTCGTCGGCATAGGACGCGGCGCTAAACACGATGTACAGCGCGGCTATAAGGGGTTTCATCTAATTTCTCCTTTCCTGCAGGCCTGGAAAAGAGTATAACGCAAGAACCAAGGAGATTGTCAAGCAAAATCGCCGGAAAGAGAAAAATCCCGAGGGTATGGAGACCCTCGGGATTGGATGTCGACTACGGTGTGCCGATTCGCACGACGCCACCAACGTTTCTCAGCGTCATCGGTCGCCACAACGTAAACCGCTCGTTGTAGTTGCCGACCTGGATGTTGACGGTACCGCCCGCAGGCACGCAATAGTAGCCTTCCCGCACGGTATTGAACGGGTTGGCATTGGTGCCTCGTTCGGAACTGCCGTCGTTGCCAGCGTCTCCAGCCACGGCCCGATTGACGTAGGTCGGGTTGGCCATGTTGAAGATATAGTACTGGATCTCTGCAAACGCAACGTCCAGTCGTCCATACCATCCGTCTGGCGCGCACGGTCCGGCCGTTCCGTCGCCGTTCGTGTCGCTTGCACACGAGGCCGTACCGACTACTTGGCCGTTATCGTTGCGGAAGATCGGCGAGCCGGAAGAGCCCGGATCGATCCGTCCCGTGGCCCACGAGAAGTAGTGGGAACTGCCGCCGAGACAACTGCTGTTGCCCACCTTGGATCCGTCGTGATACCGCTTAGCCTCCAGCCCAGGATGACTAACGCCCCAGACGGCGGTGCCGTTAGAGACCGTGCCGCTAGTCCATCCGGCGTAGCTATTGGTGCCGGCGGGATCATAGAGCCCCAACAGCGTCCATTCGGAACTCAAGTCTGTCTTGAGCAAGAGAGACCCGTCGTTCCGAGGAAGCGTGTTGAAGTTCGGGTTCGCGCCGTTGCACGATGTCGCCTGCCAGAAGAACACGACCGCGATGCCGTTGGCATTCGCCTGAGTGTTGATGCAGTGCCGGGCGGTCATCAGAATCGGCGCAAAGTCAGATCCCGTTCGGTTCAGCATGGCGCCCGTACAGCCGGTGGTGTTGAACAGCACGGCGATCGATCTCGCCTCGATGGTGTCTCGACGAGTGGCGAAGCACATCAGGTCGAGATGGCAAGCGCCCTGTGTATCGGCGTGGTCCTCGACCAAGTGAGAGAACGGGTAGTAGCAGTAGAACACGTCGGTGATCCGCAGATCGCGAATCATCTGAGGCGGCATATCGGCCGGCACCCAGAACTCCAAGCCGATCGTGTCGCCAAAGATAACGGTCGACCACCACTTCCCATCGTCGTCTACAGGTCGGTTAGCGTACGGTCCCCAGGCAACGCCAGAGGCAGGATCGTACACGCGCAGTTGGGCATGGTCGGGGCTGGTCATCACGACGCGCAGTCCGGTCGCGTTTTTAGAACTCAGCTCCACGCGCTTAACCCAGCCTTTGTCGTTAGGAAGCTCGATCCAGGGCGCCATCTCCAGTATGCCAGCCTGTGCCTCGCGGAGATAGCCGATATCGAGCGATAGGTTGCCTTCTTCTGATGCGACCGCGCCGTTCCACTTGGCCGGCTTGACGGTCTCTTCCAACTCGTACCGAAAAGCGGGCACAAAAGGAGCGATCTGGTCGCACAGGTCGGGCTTTGGCACACCGGCCTGGTAGCCGTCGGGCCGTTGAGCGCCGAAGGTTTCGGGCACGCTGCCAACGCTTAGTTGGGCCTGGGTCGCGGCGCACAGCGCCGCCAGCCCAATGCCGCACAAGATGCGGGTTCTCATCGTCTTCTCCTTTTACTGCAGGTTGACCAGCACGAGCACGAGGCCCTTCTTGCCCTTCTCCAGTCCGGTCATGGCCTTGCCCAAAACGGCGCCGTGAGCCTTTGAATGGTCGGCGACGGCCATCGCATGGCCAGGCGTGTTCGAGGTGGTCAAGAGGTCGGTGGGGTTGATCGCTCGCTCGGTGGCGTCGCAATAGACCCAAACTCGACCGCTCAGCGCCACAGCGGCGCCGGTCTCGCTCTCGGGCAGGTTGCCCAGCACGATGCCGGTCTCAAAGTTATTGGCCCCGGCCACGACGCCTGCAACGGCCTTGCAATAGGCGCCAACGGCCAAGGTCAGTTTGCCAGGATTGTTCGGGTCGATGGCAGCCACCATGCCCGGCACAAGCCCGTCGTGCGATACGGCGAACTTCTCGGCCAAGTCGGCGCCCGCGATCTCTAAGACGTTGACGCGCGCCGTGCCGTTGACGGCCAACTTATGACCGGTCGGCGCCATGCCTATGCCGACGTTTCCGGTCGTGCAGTCCATCTTAAAGCTCCAGCCGGCGCCTTGGTTGCCCCAGAGGCCGACGAGATTCGTCGTCTCAAGGCCGACAAAGGCCCTGTCCGACGCAGTGCTTGGGCTGTACAGCCACATTCCAGCCGAGCCGCCCGTATCGTTGGTGCCGCGCACTCGGAAGCGACCGCCGATGTCCAGCGAGTAAGCGGGGTTTTCGACCTGAATGCCCACGCCGCCGGTGATGCTCATGATGGCGACGCCCGCTCGCAGCCAGTGCCAGCTGTCGTTGGAGTCGCGGTACTGGAGCCCCCAATCTTGGAAGCCAGGCGAATGCGCGATCACCATGCGGTTGGCGTTGGACACGCCAGAGGCGAACATGTTGATCATGGCCGAGTTGGCTCCTGCGGTCGGTGCGAAAGTGATCGAACCGTTAACGTTGTTCAGGTTGATGTCGCCATCATCGTCGCTGATCTCTGTCTGAGCAGTTCCCGTGGCACTCCCTATGCCGACTTTGCCGATAAAGAAGCCGCCCCAACCGTCTGGGCTGTTGGCGCGAGTCAGCAACGCATAGTTGGTGCCGGTGACCGAGTTGTTCGCTGCCAAAAGACCGACGCCGGCAGGGCTATCCGAATAGAAGACGCCGCCCCAAGCCGAACCGCTGCCCGCAGTATTAGTGATCCAGAAGGCCGGTACGCCGGCCGCCGCGATCGACTTATTGACTGTTAGAGTAAAGTCGTCGTTGGCGGGGGCCCAGTTGGCGCCGTCCCACTTGATCACTTGGCCGGCCGAAGGCGCCGTGTTCAGCATCGGTCGATTCTGTAGTCGAACGACGTTCGGGTTGGGATAGGTGCCGCCCAAGTCGCCGCCAGCCGCGCCCGAAGGCGGGAAGGAGCCGGGAGCGCCCGTAATCTTGCCCCAAGCCACGTCGTTGATCTTGGCATCGGTAACAGCCAGGTTGTTGATCTTGACGGTTGTTACCGAGTTGGTCGCCAGGTCGTTCACAGTAACGTTGCCGTCCGCAATCTTCGCGCTTGTTACAGCGTTGTTCGCAATGGTCGGGTTCGGATAGGTGCCGGTCAGGTCGCCGCCGGCAGGCCCGGACGGCGGGAATGTGGTAGGCGCGCCCGTAACGCCGGTCCAAGGCACGGATCGCGCCCAGGCGGCATGAGGAGCGTAATTGATCTTGACCCGCGGCGAGAGAGTCGTGCCGTTGACCACAATCTCTAGCCAGCGATCGGCGCCGGTAAAATGCACCGCGTCGAATGCCAGTTCTTGGCTAAATAGTCCGTTTGCCACGTTCACGACTATCGTGCCGGCGGGTGGAATGCTCTGAAGCACGCCGCCCGGGCCCGCGTTGCTGCATAGTCGGAACACCATGTTGAAAGCGCCGCTGGCCGGCAAACCGCCCTGCCGGAGCTGCCCTTGATACATCATTGGCGCGGTCTGAGCAGTGGCCAATCCTGCGGTTAGAACCGTCGCTAGAATCCCTGCGATTACTCTACGCATGTAAATGCGCCTCCTTTTGGTTAAGGTCAAGACGACAACCCTATATTCGTTCCACAATCCCCGGATTCCTGCCTATAGCAATAATTGTAGCCCGAAATGCGGTTCAAAACGGCTGCCGCTCGCGAAAACGTTGGAAAGTTTGGCGAAGTCAGCCCTGCTTTTCGACTTCGCCCTCGCGGAGATGAACCTTTACAATCGCATCGGCCAATCCAACGACCGTGCGGGTTTCGCCCGCCTTCAATTCGTCGATCATAGCCTCGACTTGATCGATTCCGACCTTGCGGTAGTAGACGTCGCCTACTTGAACCACCGGCGCGTCGCCGCAGTTGTTCAGACATTCGGCCTCGGTCAGTGTGAACAGACCGTCTTCCGTCGTCTCTCCCAGTCGAATGCCCAGCGTCTCTTCAAACTTTTTCAGCAGAGGATAGGCGCCGCAAACCATGCACGTAAGGTTTGTGCAGACCTCGATCATGAACTGGCCGACCGGCGCCTTGTTGTACATCGTGTAGAACGTAGCGACGCCTTCCACCTCGGCAAACGACCGGCTCAATCGATGCGCGACCTCTGCAATAGCCTCCGGCGTCAGATGCCCGCCATACTCTCGCTGAGCGATCCAAAGTCCCGGCAATATAGCGGCCTTGCGTTCGGGATAGCGAGACGCGATGGCTTCTAACTCTCTAACGGCTTGATCGGAAAACTTAAGGTCGATCTCGTCGATCAGTGGCGGCGCGGGGCGTTGAGTGATGCGAACAAGTGCCATGGCGTCTATCTTACCCAATCACTTGGCCAGCAGCGGGCTTCCGTCCGGTTTGAGCGCTCGCGCCGAAACCGACCATTGTCCGCCGCCGTTCAAAACCTTCAGGATCATCACGTTCTTGCCTTTGACCACGTTTGTGCGGACGGCGTCGGCATCCGCAGTGTTGCCGCGATCGCCCACGAACTTGTGGATCAGCGCTCCATTGAGCCAAACGAACAGATCGTCGTCCGAGCCGAAACGGAAGACGGCCTCTTGCACACCGTCGCTCTCGAACTCGGTGATCAGGTAGGCGCCGACATTGTCCTGACGAGCGACGTGGCGCTCCAAATCGACCAGGCCGGTCGGATCGTCAAGGGCGATCGGTTTCCAACTCGCAGAGCCGGGATTCTTGATGTCGATCGCATCCTCGTTCCTCAGCATCGCGCGATCGGGGAACGGTCCGGCGGCGCGCCAACTGACCAAGTAACCCTGCCTGGCTGCCATCGCGGTTACATCCACCTTCTCGCCCAGCATCGTCAACTCTGCAGCGATCTGGCGAATCGCGCTCGGCGCAGCGGCGACGCTCAGGGCCGACCTTAGCAAGAGGGCAGCTTCTGGCTTTTTGCCCTGGTTGGCCAAACTCTGCGAGACCGGGATTGCGGCGCGTTGTGCGGCGGATTTGACGACCTCGTTCTCCGATGCCAGTCCCTTTGAGACGGCCGTTGCCCCCTCGGGCGCCGATAGCCGCCCCAACCCGTCGATGGCCGCTGCCGCTACGTTCGCATCGGGCGAAGACGCCAATGAAACTAACGCCGGAACCGAGGCCTCCCGCTCGCAAAGCGGCGTTGACAGCATTGAAACCAGCTCAGTCTTGGCTTCCTGTGGCGCGGCTTCGATTAACTTTGCAATACGAGCGCCCAATCTTGTCTGGCCCGATTCGGCCAACCATGTTCTGGCAGTCTGCCGCACGATTTTGTCCGCATCGATGAGCCATTCGCAAGCCTTGTCCAGCCCGTTCGGCGGATCGCTCCGTAGCCAGTTAAGCAGCGCCGCTGGCCGATAGTAGCTCGGCTGATCTAGAAACGGCGCCAAGAGTTCTCGGGCTTCGCGCTTTTTGCCCGCGCTCAAGTGTTGATCCGCCTTGGTTACGGCCGCCTCGACACTTTTCGGCTTGTCTTCGAAATGCCCGCCAAAACTCTCCCCAATGAGTCGTAGGGAGAGCGGAGTGGACGTATTGATCGACTTCCAAGCAGCGGCGGCTTCTTTGTCGCCGCGCCTGATCATGGCTGCCAATATGGAGCCTGCAAATTCGCCCTTGGGCATCGTCTCAAAGAGCGACAACAACTCCTTTCCGACTGCCGGATCGGAACTGAGCGTCAAGGCCGTCAAGGCGGCTTCTCGCAAACCAGGATCCCGGACGCTGACAGCCAAAACCGATGTCGATCGGGGGCTGGCGCACGGGCCCAACAACCCTATCAGGTAGCGTTGATCCTGGGCCGTAGCGGCATTCGGCAACGCTGCTAGCAGAGCCTCCTCAGCCTCTGCTCGATTGCCCTTGCCGATCGAACGATAGAGCAGCGCCTCGGCGGCCTGGCGATAAGGCAGCTTCTTGTCCTTCAGGTACGTCAAAGTCAAGTCGGTCAGGTTCTTCGCTGGGCCGTCGGCCAATCGCGAGACGGCAGCTTTTTGGACGGCGCCGTCCTCGGAGTTCAGCGCCGCATGATCGGCCGGCGACAACTGTGCGAACGACCAGCCCAACAATCCAAGCGCCAAGCATATCGTTCTCATCTGGCTACCCCTTCAGGATCCACGGCGCGCGGTAAGGCCGGGTTATCATTCGATTGGCCTCGGCGTCGCCCGGAAACTCCTCTTTTATCGGATCCCACTTTAACGCTCGACCTAGCCGCAGCGCGATATTGCCCAAATGCGCGCACGAAACCGAACGATGGCCAATTTCAGCCCGGCAGATCGGTTGTCGGCGGCTGCGAATGCAGTTGAGCCAATCCGCATGATGCCCTGGGCTCAGATAAAGATGCTCCTTCAAATCCTCTCGCTTGATCTTCAGCAGCTCTGGATCGCTCGCGTTGATGTAGCCGCGACCCACGTGAATCCAGCCGTCCGAGCCTTCGAATCGCACGCCCCGCTCTGGGTTGCCGGCAATCATCTTGATGCCGTTGGCGTACTCATAGTGCGCCTCGTAGTTTACATAGGTCTCGTAGCTGCCCTTGGTCGGAAGCTCGCCCTTGATCGGTTCTACTTTGACCGGCCCGCTCGTGTCGACTCCCAATCCCCACTGCGCAATGTCAAAGTGATGCGCGCCCCAATCGGTCATCTGGCCGCCCGAATAGTCCCAAAACCACCGAAAGTTCCACAAAAACCGGTCTTTATTGAATTGCACGTAGGGCGCCGGACCTAAGTACATGTTCCAATCCAATGAAAAAGGTGGCTGTTCGTCGGGCGATCCTCCGCCTTCCGGGCCGTTCGGCAAGTTGACGCGCACTGTATGTATCTTGCCGATCTTGCCGTTGCGCACCAATTCGCACGCCTGCCGAAAGTTGCCTTCCGACCGTTGCTGGCTGCCGACCTGAAACACCCGCCCGAATCGCCTGACCGTGCTCACCAGCGCTTTGCCCTCGCCGATCGACAGCGTGAGGGGCTTTTCGCAATAGATGTCTTTGCCCGCCTCGCACGCTGCAATGCAGATTAGCGTGTGCCAATGATCCGGTGTAGAAATGACGACCGCATCGATCTTAGGATCGTCCATCAATGCGCGAAAGTCGGTATATCCCCTGCAATCCGTCGTGCCGTATCGGTCGTCCGCCGCCTTCTTCGCTTTGTCGCGATTGACGCCGTAAACATCGCACACCGCAACCACCTGAACCTCCGAATTGCCCAGAAACCCGTTCAGATGCCCCGATCCCATGCTCCCGACTCCCACGAATCCGAGCTGAATGCGCTCGTTGGCAGATGATCGGCGACCCGCTAACGCAACGGCGGCAGCAGCGCCCTTCAGAAATCCTCTTCGCGTGATCATGATGCCAAACAACTTCGCCCTTTGGGGCAGTCTCCCTGCAGGGATCGAATGGAGCGCGTCGAACCCCATGCTCAATCGGAGGTCATCTTCTCAATGCGTCTACACTTCTCAGCCTTGATCTTCTTGCTCGTTTCAATCGCTGTTTCGCAAAGCCCGATCAAGTTCGCCCGGTTTCCCGCGCCGTCGCCTGACGGTTCTCAGATTGCCTTTTCGTGGCAAGGCGATATCTGGATCGCGCCGATGACCGGGGGAGAGGCCAAACGCCTCACCGTTAACACGGCTTACGATTATGCTCCCGCATGGTCGCACGACGGCAAAATGATCGCCTTTAGCAGCAATCGCATGGGTAATGACGACGTATTCGTGCTGACCCTGGCTTCGGGCGAGCTCAGACAGCTTACTTACTATTCGGGTCGTGATCGCGTCATGAGTTGGACTTCCGACAATTCCGCCGTGCTCTTTACCTCCGAGCGAGACTGGGAGCCGTTCGGCTACACGCTCAGCCTCTACGCCGCGCCGCTCTCGGGCGGTACCCCCTATCGGGTGCACAGCGCGCCCAGCGACTATCACATGCTGTCTCCCGATGGCACAAAGGTCGCTTTCAACCGACGCGGATCGCCTTGGTGGCGCAAGCATTATCGCGGTAGCGCGGCGAGCGATCTCTATGTCGCGGATCTGAAAACGCAGATGCACCGAAAACTGACCGACTTTGACGGACAGGACGGCTTTCCTATGTGGACGCCGGACGGCCAAACGCTCTACTACCTGTCGGAACGGGACGGCACGTACAACATTTGGCGAGTGAGCGCAAACGGCGGCAGCTCGACCCAAGTTACCCGCTTCAAGGATGACGGCCCGCGCAATCCGCGGCTCTCGACCAACGGCTCGACGATGGTGTTCGAACAGGGCCTTGATCTTTGGGCGCTCAGCTTGCCGAGCGGCCAGCCTCGAAAGATCGACGTGAAAGCGTACGGCGATGTGCGCCAGGCCCAAATGGTGCACCGAACAATGACCAGCGGCGCCAATCAGTTCGCCATTGCTCCGAACGGAAAGGAGGTCGCGTTCATAGTGCGCGGCGAACTGTTCGCAACGCGCTTCCCGGCTGGCGGGACGACGAAACGCCTGACCGACACGGTGCGCGAGGAAACGGGCCTCGCTTGGAGTTCCGACAGCAAGACGATCTACTTCTCTTCCAACCGCGACGGTAACTTCGACCTCTATTCGCTAACCTCCGATAGCGAGGCCGAAGCAAGGCTTCGACGGACCGAGGCCTACCGGTTGGACCGATTGACCAGCGGCCCGGGTCACAAATG
Proteins encoded in this window:
- a CDS encoding HEAT repeat domain-containing protein translates to MRTICLALGLLGWSFAQLSPADHAALNSEDGAVQKAAVSRLADGPAKNLTDLTLTYLKDKKLPYRQAAEALLYRSIGKGNRAEAEEALLAALPNAATAQDQRYLIGLLGPCASPRSTSVLAVSVRDPGLREAALTALTLSSDPAVGKELLSLFETMPKGEFAGSILAAMIRRGDKEAAAAWKSINTSTPLSLRLIGESFGGHFEDKPKSVEAAVTKADQHLSAGKKREARELLAPFLDQPSYYRPAALLNWLRSDPPNGLDKACEWLIDADKIVRQTARTWLAESGQTRLGARIAKLIEAAPQEAKTELVSMLSTPLCEREASVPALVSLASSPDANVAAAAIDGLGRLSAPEGATAVSKGLASENEVVKSAAQRAAIPVSQSLANQGKKPEAALLLRSALSVAAAPSAIRQIAAELTMLGEKVDVTAMAARQGYLVSWRAAGPFPDRAMLRNEDAIDIKNPGSASWKPIALDDPTGLVDLERHVARQDNVGAYLITEFESDGVQEAVFRFGSDDDLFVWLNGALIHKFVGDRGNTADADAVRTNVVKGKNVMILKVLNGGGQWSVSARALKPDGSPLLAK
- a CDS encoding Gfo/Idh/MocA family oxidoreductase — encoded protein: MITRRGFLKGAAAAVALAGRRSSANERIQLGFVGVGSMGSGHLNGFLGNSEVQVVAVCDVYGVNRDKAKKAADDRYGTTDCRGYTDFRALMDDPKIDAVVISTPDHWHTLICIAACEAGKDIYCEKPLTLSIGEGKALVSTVRRFGRVFQVGSQQRSEGNFRQACELVRNGKIGKIHTVRVNLPNGPEGGGSPDEQPPFSLDWNMYLGPAPYVQFNKDRFLWNFRWFWDYSGGQMTDWGAHHFDIAQWGLGVDTSGPVKVEPIKGELPTKGSYETYVNYEAHYEYANGIKMIAGNPERGVRFEGSDGWIHVGRGYINASDPELLKIKREDLKEHLYLSPGHHADWLNCIRSRRQPICRAEIGHRSVSCAHLGNIALRLGRALKWDPIKEEFPGDAEANRMITRPYRAPWILKG